The proteins below come from a single Ostrinia nubilalis chromosome Z, ilOstNubi1.1, whole genome shotgun sequence genomic window:
- the LOC135087011 gene encoding uncharacterized protein LOC135087011 — MLLIVVVAGYHVIVFFAYQFGRLIKFLLRWYNRSRSDAGALNSVLNSKSHVMFRRFMNEKDDIEYELDDEPELSSPSAASEAAGPSASPPRVFAHGDETYLDISSPPARLFTVLGKKRGSTYTYVTEIRKASEKEKVDSQKNQKYQDAKHKTGAQTRANSETNAKGDRRFKADKKGPVEAKVKFELEEEVIKDKPSGTKRRLLPLKSVVKRINDLKKGQTKEPQESRRNQYRYWRIQQSSSSETPPIVKGKFGPNTKRKGKRVADLKTSERNVGSPVDEEIQELIELQTLSPQPVLRTRPSLHRQQSIYKSPTPTALRASSSADSAKKSPDLKKYENVVEKPQKDPDKNSVSPQHKRSLLHRQSTASTGTEIPRTSTDSYVITTETEVHFLSESSDRKQTTKKSTQSSLDSVKSLPDDGVDHPVHESSLSKRQYHKGITDIINPQIGYDILQSVPISSQEIKQTNKKTKDRPSVHWPRNVEVLQQKYAEIKLFNDNSPPPSPAPSTPVKPKKYSFFGPSTSTKPKKYSELSPSTSTSSKYQSASQAPEDLPEKTTKFQVKKVATSIRIKIEQGNGKVAHV, encoded by the exons ATGTTGCTTATCGTAGTGGTTGCTGGATATCACGTGATCGTGTTCTTTGCTTATCAGTTCGGTAGATTGATAAAGTTCTTGCTTAGGTGGTACAACAGAAGCAGGTCGGACGCGGGCGCGCTCAACTCGGTCCTGAACTCGAAAAGCCATGTCATGTTTCGCCGGTTCATGAACGAGAAGGATGACATCGAATACGAACTGGACGATG AACCGGAACTATCGAGTCCGAGTGCGGCGTCAGAAGCTGCTGGACCTTCGGCAAGCCCTCCTCGAGTCTTTGCTCACGGTGACGAGACGTACCTTGATATATCCTCGCCCCCCGCCAGACTATTTACGGTGCTTGGGAAAAAAAGAGGATCGACATACACGTACGTTACTGAAATCAGAAAGGCcagtgaaaaagaaaaagttgaCTCACAAAAGAACCAAAAATATCAGGACGCCAAACACAAAACTGGCGCCCAAACCAGAGCCAACTCTGAAACAAATGCGAAGGGCGATCGAAGATTTAAGGCAGATAAAAAGGGTCCCGTAGAAGCCAAGGTTAAATTTGAGCTCGAGGAAGAGGTTATAAAAGATAAACCAAGTGGCACAAAACGAAGATTGTTGCCGTTAAAAAGTGTTGTAAAGCGTATTAATGATTTGAAAAAAGGCCAAACAAAGGAACCACAAGAAAGTCGTAGGAATCAATATCGATATTGGCGGATACAACAATCTTCTTCCTCTGAGACTCCTCCTATAGTAAAAGGAAAGTTTGGCCCAAACACAAAACGAAAAGGTAAACGAGTTGCGGATTTGAAAACCAGCGAAAGAAATGTTGGTAGTCCAGTTGACGAAGAAATACAGGAATTAATAGAACTTCAAACTCTTTCGCCGCAACCAGTCCTCAGGACTCGCCCTAGCCTACATCGCCAGCAATCTATTTATAAATCACCTACACCAACTGCATTAAGAGCATCATCATCTGCTGATAGTGCCAAAAAAAGTCCTGATttgaaaaagtatgaaaatgttGTAGAAAAACCCCAGAAAGATCCAGATAAAAACAGTGTTTCGCCACAACATAAAAGATCTTTGCTGCATCGCCAATCAACAGCGTCTACCGGTACAGAAATACCGCGAACCTCAACGGATTCATATGTTATTACGACCGAAACTGAAGTTCACTTTTTAAGCGAATCGTCAGATCGTAAACagacaacaaaaaaaagtacaCAATCGTCATTAGATTCTGTCAAAAGTCTACCTGACGACGGTGTCGATCATCCTGTGCATGAAAGCAGCTTAAGCAAAAGACAATACCATAAAGGAATCACTGACATTATTAATCCACAAATTGGATATGACATATTACAATCAGTCCCAATTTCTTCACAAGAAATAAAACagactaataaaaaaacaaaagatcgTCCTTCAGTTCACTGGCCAAGAAATGTCGAAGTTCTACAACAAAAGTATGcggaaataaagttatttaatgATAATAGCCCGCCACCGTCACCGGCTCCTTCAACACCAGTAAAGCCGAAGAAATATTCATTTTTTGGGCCTTCAACATCTACAAAGCCGAAGAAATACTCTGAACTTTCACCTTCAACAAGCACAAGCAGCAAGTACCAGTCAGCAAGTCAAGCACCAGAAGATCTTCCAGAGAAGACAACAAAATTTCAG